Within Stigmatella aurantiaca, the genomic segment TTCCCCACGAGCTGGCGGCTCGGCTGATGGAGGGCCGCGGCGACATGGAGCAGCGCCGCGCCTTCGTGCAGGGATTGATCGACGTGGTGCGCGCCATCCTGGAGGACTTCCCGGACAACATCTTCTGGGACCTGGATTACCTGGCGAGCTGCCTGTGGCTTGCCGGAGGCCCGCGCGAGACGGAGCACCTCGCGGGCCGGGTGGTGCGGCTGTGCCGTGGCTTCGGCAACAAGTCCAAGCTGCGCTTCCGGTACGCCCACGACTTCCTGTTCGGCTACGACTGGGCCCGCTGGGTCCTGCGTGAGCCGGAAGGGCGCGAGGACACAGGGCCGTTCGATCTCGGCTTTCTGGACTACCTCGATGCCCGGTGCCAGGAGTTGGTAGAGCTGATCTCCCGCAGCGACGCCAAGTATGGCCCCCTCCAGGGGCCGGAGTTCCGCAATCCCTTCATCTTCTGCCGCGAGCCCGCCGACGAGGCCCACCTGCACCGAGTGCTCGCCCGGGAGGATCTCATCCCGGTCAAGGCCTGGCGCTTCGATGGGGAGCGCCGCTGGCACCTGCCCTTCACCGACTTGAGGGCCGAGGCGGCCCTGCGCCTGGGCCTGTCGCGGAAGGCCGGACCATGACGGCGGGAAAGGGGACGCTCCGGGATTGGCTCCAAGCATCCCGGCTGCCCTCCCAGTCGTACATCGCGCTTCCGCTGTTGCTCGGGCAGCTCGTGGCCCTGCGCGCGCAGGGAGGGGACATCCCGTACGGGCTCCTGCTGTGCGTGCAGCTCTTCGGAGTCTTCGATCAGCTCTTCATCGTCTACGCCAATGACTGGGCGGACCAGGAGACCGATCGCCGCAACCAGACGGCCACCCCTTTCTCGGGGGGCTCCCGGGTGCTGGTCGAGGGGTGCATCTCGCCCCGGGCGCTGGGCGGGGCAGCCCTCTTCTGCGCGGCCGCGATGCTGGCGGTGTCGGTGGGCCTGGCGGTGGTCCAAGGGGCGCCTGGGCTCGTGCCGCTGGCCTTCGCCGCGTTGGGGCTGTTGTGGGCCTACAGCTATCCGCCCGTGCGGCTCTCCTATCGCGGGGGAGGGGAGTTGCTGCAGATGGTGGGGGTCGCCGGGGTGCTCCCGCTCTATGGCTACCTGGCTCAGGGGGGGGACTTGGGACGTTTTCCGTGGCCCCTCACCGTGGCGTTGCTCCCCACCCATCTGGCCTGTGCCATCGCCACGGCGCTTCCGGATGAGCCCTCGGACCGGGACAGCCACAAGCGCACGGTGCCCGTCCGGCTCGGAGGGGAACAGGCCGTGTGGATCATCGCGGCGCTGAATGGGCTCTCGCTGGCGTTGGCCCCGTGGGGGCTGGCCTCCCTGGGCATGACGGCTGGTTGGGCCCTGGCCGTTCCCGCCGCGGCCACGCTCGCGGTGCTGGGCCTGCGCCCCGCGCCTCCGGGGTCTTTGCTCATCCAAGCCCGGGTCGCGGCCTGCATCACCGCCACCCTGGCCGTGGTGGCCATTCCCCTCCTGGGCCTGACGGCCAGGTGAGGTAGACGTGCCTTACGACTTCCTGGTGCTGGCGCTGCTGTTCCTGGTTCCAGGCATCGTCATCGCCTTTCTGCGGCCGGATTTGCGCTGGCTGATGGCGAGGGCCGCCCTGCTCGCGCTCCCGTTCGCGGCGACGGAGTGGCTCTTCTACCCGGAGTACTGGTCGCCCAGGTTTCTGTTCGGGCTGGCGGACCGGATCGGCTTTGGCATCGAGGACGTGCTGTTCGTTGCTGGGCTGGGGGCCTTTTCCTCCACCGCCTACGCCGTCGCCTTCCGCCAAGGGGTGCGCCTCCGGGAAGGCGTCTCCCGGCCTTGGCGGCGGGGCGCGCTCGCCATCGTGGCCGTGCTGGCCCTGGCGGGGGCCTTGCGGATGGTGGGGGTGCCCATCCTCTATGCCGCCGTCGTGGCGATGGGGCTGGGCGCCGGGGGCGTGCTGTGGGCTCGCAGGGACTTGTGGGGTCCCGGTGTCCTGGGGGCCCTGGTGTCGATGGGGCTCTACCTCGGGCTGTGCCTGATCTTCGCGGCGCTCGTTCCGGGTGTCTTCGAGCGCGCGTGGCGGCCGAGCCTCCTGCTGCCAGGAAAGTTCCTGGGCGTCCCGCTCGATGAGCTGCTGTACGGGCTGGGCGCGGGGCTGGCCGCCACGGTGTTTCCGGCGTGGGCCTTTGGCTTCGGCTTCACCCCGCT encodes:
- a CDS encoding ferrochelatase produces the protein MSELPEGLRLELEGLKPLLGNCASLDATRARAPFPHELAARLMEGRGDMEQRRAFVQGLIDVVRAILEDFPDNIFWDLDYLASCLWLAGGPRETEHLAGRVVRLCRGFGNKSKLRFRYAHDFLFGYDWARWVLREPEGREDTGPFDLGFLDYLDARCQELVELISRSDAKYGPLQGPEFRNPFIFCREPADEAHLHRVLAREDLIPVKAWRFDGERRWHLPFTDLRAEAALRLGLSRKAGP
- a CDS encoding prenyltransferase — its product is MTAGKGTLRDWLQASRLPSQSYIALPLLLGQLVALRAQGGDIPYGLLLCVQLFGVFDQLFIVYANDWADQETDRRNQTATPFSGGSRVLVEGCISPRALGGAALFCAAAMLAVSVGLAVVQGAPGLVPLAFAALGLLWAYSYPPVRLSYRGGGELLQMVGVAGVLPLYGYLAQGGDLGRFPWPLTVALLPTHLACAIATALPDEPSDRDSHKRTVPVRLGGEQAVWIIAALNGLSLALAPWGLASLGMTAGWALAVPAAATLAVLGLRPAPPGSLLIQARVAACITATLAVVAIPLLGLTAR
- a CDS encoding lycopene cyclase domain-containing protein, which produces MPYDFLVLALLFLVPGIVIAFLRPDLRWLMARAALLALPFAATEWLFYPEYWSPRFLFGLADRIGFGIEDVLFVAGLGAFSSTAYAVAFRQGVRLREGVSRPWRRGALAIVAVLALAGALRMVGVPILYAAVVAMGLGAGGVLWARRDLWGPGVLGALVSMGLYLGLCLIFAALVPGVFERAWRPSLLLPGKFLGVPLDELLYGLGAGLAATVFPAWAFGFGFTPLSRR